The following nucleotide sequence is from Nitrospira sp..
GCCATCGTTGTCGACGGGCATGACATCGCCGCCCTGCTTTCTGCCTTCGATGAAGCGTCGCGGACCAAGGGGCGCCCGACCGTGCTCCTCGCCAAGACCTTCAAGGGGCGCGGGATCTCCTTCATGGAAAACCATCCGGAATGGCACGGCAAACCCATCAAGAAGGGCGAGGACGAACAGAAAGCACTGGACGAGTTGGCGAAGCAACGAAAGCCCGGAGCGGTCGCGCTGCAGGTCGCCAAACCGACGTCCGTGAAGGCCGCAGCTCCGTCCGCCGGAACGATGGCACCTCCTCCCTACAAGGTTGGGGAATCGGTTGCGACCCGCGAAGCCTTTGGCGCGGCACTCCTGGCGCTGGGCGAGGCGAATCCTTCCGTCGTGGCCCTCGACGCCGACGTGAAGAACTCGACGTACAGCGACAAATTCGGCAAGCGCTTTCCTGATCGGTTTTTGGAGAACTTCATCGCCGAACAAAATATGTTGGGCGCAGCCGCCGGAATCGCGGCTTGCGGGAAGATTCCATTCGTGGCCACCTTTGCCGCCTTTTTCACACGCGCCTATGACTTCATCCGCATGGCCGCCATCAGCCAGTCGAACGTGAAGCTGGTCGGCACACACGTGGGGGTCAGTATCGGCGAAGACGGTCCCTCGCAGATGGGGCTCGAAGATTTGGCGATGATGTCGGCTCAGCCTGGCATGACGGTGTTGTATCCGTCCGACGGTGTGTCGATGTACAAGCTGGTTGAGATCGCCGCAGCCCACAAGGGGATGGTCTATCTGCGGGCCGGACGCCCGAAGACGCCGGTCCTGTATAATGGTGATGAGCCTTTCCGAGTCGGCGGCTCCAAGGTCCTGCGGCAAAGCGCCTCCGATCGGTTGACGATCGTTGCCGCCGGGGTCACGTTGTTTGAGGCGTTGAAGGCGCATGATCAATTGAAAGCGGCCGGTTTCGCGACGCGCGTCGTGGACCTCTATAGCATCGTGCCCGTCGATCGCGCGACGCTGCTCGAATGCGCACGAGCGACCGACGGCCGGTTCCTGACCGTGGAGGACCATTATGCTCACGGTGGCCTCGGCGACACGGTGCTGAGCGCGCTGGCCTCGGAAGGCGTGCGAGTTCGAAAGCTGGCCGTGCGCGAGATTCCCCGCAGCGGAAAGCCCGAGGAACTCATCGATCATTTTGGAATCGGAGTGCGCTCGATTGTCGAAGCAGCCAAAGAAATTCTCCGCTGAACAGCCCGATCAGGCCCTTCCGAGCGGGCTGAACCAGATTCCCCTGTTGAAGATTCTCAGTGCCCAGGATCGCCACAAGATCCTGGGCGAGCTGATCGAAACCCGCTATGGAAAGGGGCAGTATATTTTCCGGGAGGGGGATCCTACGGAGTATTTCCATATCCTCAAAGAGGGCACGGTCAAGTGCGTGAAGTCCTCTCCCGGCGGGAAGGAGTGCACGCTCAAGGTGCTGATGCCTGGGGATCTGTTTTGTTGTGATGCCGCGACGTTCGACGGGGCCTACCATCCGGGCACGGCTCGGCCCATGGGCGACGTCAGCGTGCTGCGGATGAGGAAAGAGGCCTATTTCGAGATCTTGCGGCAGAACCCAGCCGCCGCGATGGAGGTGATACGACATCTCGGCAACCGCTTGAATGAGGCACAGGAAAAGGCCAAGGTTCTCGCGTTGGATCGGGCGGATCAACGACTGGCTTCGTTGCTGGTTGATCTGGCCGAGCGGACGGGCGTGAAGGAGCCGAATGGCATTAAACTGGCTGTTCGACTCACCCGAGAGGACATGGCCGATATGGTGGGGATTACGACCGAGACCGCCATCCGCATCATGGCGCGATTCAAAAAAGATCGTCTAGTGTCCGGAACCGCTGCCCAGCTTATTGTTCGCGACCTTCCCAGGCTTAAGCTACTCGCTTCCACGTAGTTGTTCCCACGAGAGGCCGGTATTTTTTTAAAATATGATATTTGTCATATTTTATTGGTCATGCTCTGCCGTAAAGTGCGACAGTCGATCATCCTTCGAGCGCTCCGAGGGATGCCGATCGAAAGAGTAGTTTCAGCGGCGCTGATTCAACCATTAGGAGGCAGGCATGCAAGAGCAAACATGGCAGCACAATCACAGACGCCGTCGGTGCAAGACGGCGTCGCTATTGGGAGTGACGCTCGGGCTGGTGGCCGGAATGGCCTTCTCCGCCCAAGCCAAAACTCATGACGTCCAGATGACGGCGGTGGAAACGGATATCGTCATCGACGGTGGAGGGGAAAAGTATGCTGCCTGGACGTTCAACGGGCAGTTCCCTGGCCCGGTCGTGCGGGTGACGGAAGGCGACACCATCAATTTCACCTTGACCAACCCGGCCACCAACAAGAACCCGCACGCGATGGATTTCCATGCGGCGGAAATCGACTTCCTCAAGAACTATCGGGCGGTCAATGCCGGAGAATCGATCAGCTTCACCTTCGTCGCTAAGAAGCCGGGCGTCTTCTTTTACCATTGCGGGGCGCCCCCGATGATCCAACACGTCGCGCGCGGCATGTTCGGCGCGATCATCGTGGATCCGAAGGATGCCAAGGTTTGGCCAAAGGCGGATCGTGAGTATGTGCTGGTGCAGTCCGAGTATTATAAGAATCCGAACGATGTGCAGGCCATGTTCGACCGCAAGTATGACGGCATCATGTTCAACGGCGGCATCTTCAAGTACCATCCGTTTGTTACGGGCGGAGGGAAGCTCGATGCCAAGCCGGGTGAACGCGTCCGCATCTACTTCGTCAATGCAGGTCCCAACGAATTTTCCTCGTTCCACCCCATCGGGGAGATTTGGGACAATGTATATGAGAGTGGTAATCCCGCCAATAACTTGAAGGGTGTCCAGACCTATGTGGTCGGCCCAGGTAGCGCCGCGACGTTCGACGTCGTGGTGGAATCTGCCGGCGCCTACCCACTGGTCACTCATTCGCTGACGGGTGCCCTGCGAGGAGCCATTGCGGTTCTGTTGGCAGGACCGGATGCGAAGCCGGCTCCGTTGATGCCGATGGTGCCCTGGGAGTTGCCGACCTCGAAGACTGAGACCACACCCCCGCCAGGTCACTGACCGGCATGCGGGCCGGCCGCCCATGAGGACGGCCGGCCCCCTTTGGAGAAACCTCACTGTGATCCACACCCACGTGCAACGTTCATGGTTTCTGGGAGATGCCGATGCGGAATCTTGGGACGATATGGTGCTTCCTCCTTCTGCTGACCGGATGCCTCGTGGTTCCGGCCGCTGCCGAACCACGGTACGAGCGCACGGCACTGTCCTTGTCCGGACAAGACTGTGTTTCTCAACGCCCGTCTATCGGCGAGGCTTTGGCACGCATGCCCGGCGTGGTACGAGTCGATTTGGAAAGCGTATCCGACCACGCACTCATTGATGTGAAACCAGGGGAGGTGACGGCGGAACAACTTCGATCCGTTGTGGCCGAACGCCTGGTCCCTGACGCGAGTTGTCGGGTCGAAATCATGCGATCCTGTATCTCCACGGGCGGAGCCCCACCGACTCCCTGATAGGCACTTGCGCCCGTCCAGCGATTCGGACAGACTGAGACGTGTTCGCGCAATCTCGTCATGCAAACGACTGGCGTCATGGAATGGCAATGGGGCATCTTTGGGCCGTGCCTGCTCATGGCCGGCTGGGTGTCGCTCCTCGCTGTCCCGTCGGGTTCGGCCCAAGAAGCGGTCCTGGAATATCCCATCCGTCCGTTTAATGTCGATGTCATGTTGCGTCAGCAAACCTTCGCGCCGGATGACCGAGAGATCGGTGTGCAAGTCGGCGTGACGGCTGCGCGGTATGGTCACGTCGAAGTCCGGGCCATCTATCAATTCTTCAGCGTCCACACCCAGGAGTTTCGAACCGACCAGCACTCCTTGTTTCTGAACCCTCGCTGGAATAACTTCATCGACATCCTGGATTTCCCGAAGCATAGGCCCTTGAACCGGATGATCAGGCATCTGCTGTTCGGTCCGTTGGAGGACCGGGCCGTGCCCTATCTTGGGCTGCTAGGCGGGGGCGTCATGCCGGGGCCAGGGCATCGTGCTCCGGGACATTTGGTCGGCGGCCAGGTCGGCGTGCGTTTCCCGGTGGCCCGCAGTCTCTCGGTCGATATCGGCGTTCAGTTCACGCAGTACGGGGTGGATTTTCGCGGCGAGGCAGGGCAGGCGCAACAATGGGTCTTCTTGACCGGCGTTCGATTTTAAGGCGCGTTTCCAACCGGTGGCTTACCGGTCTGGCGGTGGTTCCGCTCTTGACCGGGTGCGGGTTACTCATCGACGCCGCCGAGCAGGTCTGGCCCGTGTCAGACAATGAAGTCGAAGCTATTTGTGTCCGAGAACGGGTGCAGGTCGGCTTGGCCATGGAGCCCTTTCGTCCCTTTGTGTTCCCCGCCATCTGGACGGATGAAGGGGCTCGGGTCACCGGCCTGGACGTCGAACTGGTCGGCGCCATGACCGACGAATTGTCCCGCCGTTGCGGCCGTTCGGTCACCCCTGTCCTTCATCTGGTGCGGTTTAGAGATCTGTTCCGGCTCCTGAACGAAGGGCATCTGGATTGGTTCGTTTCCGCCGTGGCGGCCAATGTTCCTTCGCCGCAGCGGGCCGGTGTGGCCTATTCGCTCCCCTATCTGTACGGCGGCGGCACCAGTGGGATCGCGAGAAATCGCGAGGTCCTCGATCGAGTGCGAGCGAATCTGATGCAACCGACTTTGCGGTCCGCTCCTGCGGAGGCGGCTTTTCCCACCCATGCATTGGATGGATTGACGGTGGCCGTGCAGGATGAAACCAGCGCGCACCACTATGCCGAGGCCAACCTGCGTTCCGCCCGCTTGGTCGTCTGCGATTCGCTTCCGGCGGCCTTCGAGTATGCCGACGCCGGATTGGAGCCACCCATTGATGTCATTCTCGGCGCGCAGCCGGTCTTGGAGTACATGGTGCATCGGGTTCGCAAGGACTGGATGCTCCTGACTCGTGATCAGGGCGCCCCCCTGTTGCTGACGAAGGCGAACTATGCGGTCGTGTTGGCCGAGGAGAGTTACCGATTGCGTTGGTTGGTGAACGATCTGTTGTTGAAGTTGGAGGAGTCAGGGCGGCTGCAAGACATGCGTATTCGCTGGCTGGAAGAGGAATACGCCTTTCCGCGACGGGCCTCGCTGGAGGGACTCCCGTTCGACGTGGAGAACATGGCGGCGCACTATACGCAGGGAGGCTGTCGAGTCAAATTCGGATCATGATGGCACAGGGGAGGATCAGCATGAAAAGGCCATGGGGAGTGATCCTGCTGGCGGTGGTGCTCGGTGTGGCGGCACAGCCGTCCCTGGGGATGGCGGTCGAACGGGCGGAGGCGGAAGAAACGTCCAGGCTCTTGGCGAAACTCCTGCAGTCCGGCCGCATCGTGATAGAGCGCAACCAGGCGCTGATCGACGATCCGCACAAGGGCGACAAAGGGCTGACGGCTGAGGTGTTCGAACAACAATTGGTCCAGGAGTTTCGAGCCAGGACCGGCATTGATCTCACGGCTTTGCGGACGGCTTCACCATCCATCGTGATTCCCCCCTTGGCGATGGAACTCTTGCCGGTGCTCGTCCAGGCCGGCAAAGAGGTCGTCCGTGAAGCCCAAGTGGTCATCAACCAGCGCGGGATCGGGTATAAGAATTTCATCCCCGCCACCTATGGCAGCCGAACCTCGGCCCGGTTCTCCAAGGCCTCGCATGTCCGGCTGAAACAGACGGCTCTCCAGCCGCGCAATCCCAAGAATGAGCCGGACGAGTACGAAGCATCTGTGTTGCAGTGGTTGTCGGCCAGGCCGCGCGCGGAGGCCTATGTCAGTGAATTGACCGAGGGGGGACAAACCTTGCGGGTCGTCATGCCGATCTATTATGCAAAGGACTGTTTATCCTGCCATGGGGAGCCGAAGGGGGATCTCGACATTTCCGGTTATCCCAAGGAAGGGCATAAGGAGGGCGATCTCGCCGGGGCGATCACCGTCACGACCCCGCTCACGCGCTAGGTCGGAAAGAGTCTTCCGTTCTCAGCCATGATTCGGCGCCACGAAGACCAGCACCTTCAATCGTTGAGCCGTGTGGTTCTTCACGCCATGTTCCTCGCCGGCCGGCGCCAGGGTACCTTGTCCCGTTGTTAAGGTCTGCCTCTGCTTGCCGACCTGGAACGTTCCCTCGCCTTCCAGCACGATGTAGACCTTGTCCTGCTCGCCGTGGATATGGCCCTTCTGCTCCTGACCGGGCTCGAAACAATAGATGTCGCAAAAGAACCTCGGGGTCTGGAAGAGGTTATTCTTTTTCATCTTCTCGCTAGTGAACTGCTGAAAATCAGAGAGGGAAATCACCTTCATGTCGCATGCTCCGCCGCTGTGGATGGATGGGATTCCTGTGGTGTCTGCAATCGTCGCACGATGCTGTCCGTTGAAATCAGGTGGCGTGACAGGCCCAAGTCCTGCGCCGGGATGCCCATGGCCAAGCCGAGCAATTGCGGCAGGTGGAGAATCGGCAGGTTCAGGGCCGTCCGGACCGCCTGCCCGGCCCGCTCCTGGTAAATGTCCAGGCTCATATGGCAGAGGGGGCAAGGCGTCACCATGAAGTCGGCGCCATGGTCACGGGCGTCTTTCATGTTGGTACCGGCCATGGCCACGGCGATGGCTTCCTTCTCCAAAATGATCGGGAACCCGCAACACTTCGTGCGCCCCGCATAGGCTACCGGCTCTCCACCGACCGCGCGGATGACCTTCTCCAACGAGCTGGGATTTTCGGGATCGTCGAATCCCAATTCCCAGGAGGGGCGAAGCATGTAGCACCCATAAAAGGGCGCGATTCGAAAGTCGCGAAACGAGGTCTGGACGTGGGTGCCGAGGCGGGTGAGCCCGATATCGCGGACCGCGATCCAGAGCAGGTGTTTGACCTGTATACCGCCGTGATACCGGATGCCGTCCTGTGCGAGGATGCGGTTGATTCGCTCGAGCGTCGCCGGTTCGGATTTCAGCCGCCGGTTGGCGGCACTCATGACCCCTTGACAGGTGCCGCAGATCGTCATCACGTCCAGTCCCAGCCGTTCGGCTTGGGCAAAGGTCCTGGCGTTCAGCGCCAGCGCCACGTCCGGATCCGCTTCGCCGATGACGCCGGCCCCGCAGCAGGAGGAGGCGGCCAATTCGACGACCTCAAGGCCCAATCGGCCGATGATGGCCATGGTGGATTGGTACAGCTCCGGCGTCGCGCCTTTGGCGGCGCAACCGGGATAAAGGGCAAACTTCAGCGGCATCGGCGTCACCTTACCTGGTCTGGTGTGGTCAAGGAAGCTTGGACAGCGCGTCGCGATAACTTTTCTTCAGATCTTCGACCGCTAGCGTCATGCCGTCCTTGAGTGTTGCCCAGGCTGCGCTTGTCGAGTCGTTCACTTGGTCGAGTTTCTTACGGGCTTCATCTTTCTTTTTTTCCAGGTCCTGGACGGCCTTCTGAAGCTCGACCCGAGCCGCAGCCGAGGCCGCCTCGGTTTTCTTTCGCAACTCGGCGATCTTGGCGTGCATCTCGTTGAGTTCCGAGCGGACGGCCTTTTCGAAAGCCTCCTTCTGTTGGACGCTGTATTGTTTGGTGGCTTCGACGGCTTCTTTGGTCTCCCGAATGACCTTGTCTGCCCCGGCGGGCGACTGTGATTCGGCAGCGATCCCTCCGCCAGGCAGAAGCACGAGGCTTCCAGCCAGCAATCCTACAATTAGCCACAACTGTCGGATGGTTCTCACCTGTTCCCTCCCTGGCTGAACGCCAATCCGCGACTCGGCGGCACAGTATACCATTCAGACGGCAGTTTCCACCTCCGAGAGGCCTGCCATCCGGTTAAGGTTTTCGACCTGAGACGCCGACAAGGAACTGCCAAGCGGATCATCCACCCCTTCCTGATGGTGATGTGAACTCTATGAGCGAAGAACCCACGTCGGCAGAAGGTTCGGTCACGACCGAAGCCTTGGAAGAACTATGGAAGGTCTGATTTATTCTCTTTGCATGATGTGCTAAGGGTAGCGCAGCACTGAACTGGAGGCGTGCCCCATGCAGCAACAGACGTTTGCCGAAGTCTCGTTTGAACAGTATCGCAAGCCCACCCGCCGGGAGCAGTTTCTCAACGAGATGAACCAGGTTGTTCCATGGGCGGAATTGGTAGCGGCGATCGAGCCGGTCTACCCCAAGGCCGAGGGCCCAGGGCGTCCGCCCGTGGGTGTCGAACGCATGTTGCGCCTCCATTGTCTGCAACAGTGGTTTAACCTGTCGGACCCGGCGGTGGAGGAAGCGCTGTACGACTCACACGCCATGCGGCAGTTCGTGGGGATTGATCTGGGCCGCGAGCCCGTACCGGATGAAACCACCATCTGTAAGTTTCGGCATCTGCTGGAAGCCCACCACTTGGGCGCACAGCTCTTTGCGCGGATCGGCGCGTATCTGGCTGCCCACGGGCTGAAGGTCAGCCGGGGCACGATCGTGGATGCCACGATCATCAATGCGCCCAGTTCGACGAAGAATCGCCAGAAAGAGCGAGATCCGGAGATGCATCAGACCAAGAAGGGGAACCAGTGGTATTTCGGCATGAAGGCGCATATTGGAGTGGACAGCCGGACGAAGCTGGTTCACTCAGTGGCGGCCACGGCGGCGAATGTCCATGACAGCCAGGTGTTGCCGGAGTTGCTGCATGGACAGGAGACACGAGTATGGGGCGATGCCGCCTATAGCGGGCAACGCGACATGATTCAGCACCATGCTCCCCATGCCAAGAGCTTCGTCCAGACGAAAGCCCATCGCCATCGGCCCTTGAGCGAGACGGAGCGGGCCCGCAATCGGACGAAGTCGAAGGTTCGTGCCAAAGTCGAGCATGTGTTCTTGGTGATCAAGCGGATCTTCGGGTGGGCCAAAGTGCGGTACCGGGGGCTCGCGAAGAATGCGCACTGGTTGTCTATCAGTTGCGGCTTGGCGAATCTGTATGTAGCACGCCGGCACTTGCTGGCGGCAGCCTAGCGGACGGGGGTGCGAACGGGGCGCGGGCCGCCTGACGGCGGAGGAATCCGAGAAAGGCGCTCTCGGACCAGCGGGTTCCCAGCTGATGGCCCGTCTTGATCCACCGAGAAACAGATTGCTTCGTGGAAACGCGAATTAATCAGACGTTCCCTATTAGTCAAGCGGATTCATGAGGGAAAGGTCGAGTTGCCGCTGCTTCCCCAGGTGGCCTCCCAAATCCTGGGCATGGTGTATGACCCGAATGCAGAGGCGGCGAAACTGGCCGCGTTGATCCATCAGGATCAGGCCCTGGCCGCCCATGTCATCCGGATCGCCAACTCCCCCGCCTACATGACGCGGAATCCCGTGGTCTCGCTCCAGCACGCCGTGTCCATGCTGGGCATGAATCTCATGTCGGAAATCGCCTTCTCCGCCTCCATCAAGGGTAGTGCCTTCAAGGTGCCGGGATGGGACGACGAGGTCAAACGACTCTGGCAACATTCCTTAGCCAGCGGGGCCTACGCGAAGGAAATTGCCAGGATGCGCCGCTTCAACGTCGAAAGCGCCTATCTCTGTGGACTGCTCCACGGAATCGGCAAACCGGTCGTATTGCGGACCTTGGTGGTAGTGGCGACGGAGCAGGGAGCGACCTTGACGAAAGAACAGGTCCATCAATTGTTGGACGGGTACCATACGCAGGTGGGTCTCCTCGTCGCTCAAGAATGGGGACTTCCCCTGCCGGTGACCGAATCGATTACCTTCCATAGCGACTATGACCATGCCAAGACGGCCAAGCAGGAATGTATGACGACCTGTCTCGCCGAGCGGTTGGCCCGGCATTTCCTCGACCCGGAGGGCTTCAACGAAGAGGCGGTCCGCGACCATGCGGTGTTCACCGACCTGAATTTATACCCCAAGGACATTGACACCCTCTTGGCCTTGAAGGACACGGTGGCCAAGACCGTGGAGGCGATGCCGCTGTGAAGTCCGCCTCCACCTACGATATCGTCGTGATCGGGAGCGGACCCGCCGGCCAAAAAGCGGCCATTCAAGGCGCCAAGGCGGGGAAACGCGTCGCATTGGTCGAACAGGAGCAAGGAATCGGGGGCAATTGCGTCTACCGCGGCACGATCCCGAGCAAAACCCTGCGGGAAAGCGCCGTTCAATACGATCGCATCAAACGATCCAGTGAAGTGTTCGAAGGGCGGCTGCGCCTCGACGTGCCTATCGTGTCCCTGCTCCATCGGCTGGAAGAGGTGGTCAAGGCGCACGAGTCGTACATGAGCGATCAGTTGACCAGGAACAGCGTCACCTATCGGCACGGTCGTGCGCGCTTCCTCTCCCCGCATGAAGTGCAGGTGGAGGCGGTGGATGGCGCCTGCCAGACTCTGTGGGCCGACACGATCGTGCTGGCCACCGGCTCCCGTCCCCGCATGATTCCGGAAATTCCCATCGACCACGAACATATTCTGGACAGCGATTCCATCCTGTCGATGATCTACCTGCCCCGTTCCTTGACGGTCTTGGGAAGCGGGGTCATCGCCTGCGAATATGCCGCCACCTTTGCCTTGCTCGGCGTGGAGGTGACGGTGATCGACAAGGATGAACGACCTCTTTCCTTCCTGGACAAGGACCTCGTCGAGATTTTTCAGCGCAGCCTGGAGTCGCGTGGCGGGCGGTTCTACGTCCGCCGCATGGTGAAGGAAGTGGCCTGGGACGGTGTATCCTCCGTGGTCGCCACCCTCGAGAACGGGCTGGCCGTGAAAAGCGAGAAGATGCTTGTCGCGCTAGGGCGTCAGCCGAACGTCGAAGAGCTGAACCTCCCCGCCGCGGGCCTGTCCCTCGATCCTCAAGGCTGGCTTCGGGTGAACGACTATGGGCAGACCGAGGTGGCGCACATCTATGCGGTGGGTGATATGTTGGGTTCGTCGTCGTTGGCCTCTCGCGCCATGGAGCAGGGGCGACGGGCCGTGAGCCATGCTTTGGGCCTGCCGGTCGGCGAAGCCGTGAACCAGATTCCCATCGGCATCTACACGATTCCGGAAATCGCCTCGATCGGGCTCGATGAGGAGCAGGCGAAACTCCGGTACCGTGGCCCGCTCGTGGGCCGGGCGCGTTTTACCGAAATCGCCAAGGGGCAGATCCGCGATGCCTGTGACGGCCTGTTGAAGTTGATCGCCGACCCGTCCGGTGAACATCTGCTGGGTGTGCAGATCGTCGGTGAGGATGCCACCGAGTTGATCCACCTGGGGCAAATGGTGCTGCAAAACGGCGCTTCCATCGATCAATTCATCGACAGTATCTTCAGCTTTCCGTCCTTCGCCGAAGCCTATCGCGTCGCGGCCCTCGACATCCTCGGTCAGCGCCGCCAACAGCAGGACGGCCAGAAGGCTGCCTGATCGGCCCTCCCACCTCACTTTGACCCTCCCTCTCCGTTTGCGATAGTCTCTCTGTCGGCCGGTCCCTTCGTCTACCAGGGAGCGCTCCATGAATCGAGAGGAACGTCGCCGCCAGGAGAAAGCGCTGGCCAAGCGCGCCGGGGGGGCAGCAGCCGCTGCTACGGCGAGCCTGCTGCGCGAAGCGCAAATACTGCATCAATCGGGCCGGCTGGATGATGCGGAGCAACGATACCGTCTGGTCCTGGAACGAGAGGGCACGCAGCCGGATGCGCTGCATGGCCTGGGGTTGCTGCTCTACCGTCGCGGGAATCCCCGTGAGGCCGTCGCCTGGCTGGAGCGGGCCTGCGTGGCCGCCCCACGCAATCCCCTGTACCGGTTCAACCAGGGTGTGGTCCTGCAGCGTGCCGGCGCCCTGGCCGAAGCCGTCGATGCCTACCGGCAGGCGATCCTGCTCAATCCTCGCCACCTAGATGCTCGCACGAATCTCGGCAATGCCTACAAGGAACTCGGCCGACTCAGAGAGGCGCAGACGGCCTATGAGGGTGCCCTGGCCATCGACTCCACCCACGTCGAAGCCCAGAACAATCTCGGGGTCGTTCTCAAAGACCTGGGAGAGCTGGAGGCTGCAGCCCAGGCCTATCGTCGCGCCATTGCGCTGAAGCCCTCGCATGCGGAGGCCCACAACAATCTCGGCCTGGTGTTGATGGAACAGGGACGGCTGGATGAAGCCGTTCGTTGTTTTGAGGAGGCGCTACGGGTGCTGCCGGGATACGGCACGGCGCTCTATAACCTCGGCATTGCATGGATCTGGCGGGGAGAGCCGTTGCGGGCGCTGCATTGCTTCGACGAGACGGCGCGGACGAAACATGATCACGGCCGCCCGGTGGCCGGAACGACGCTGTTCCGGTCGCGTCTCAAACACGATGCGGAGCAGCTGGAGTATCTCGCGGATTCCGCTCTGTCCGGTGACGTACCACGCGCCTATGTCGAAGCGTTGATGCGCCTGCGCACTCAAGCGGATGGACAGCCGGCTGATCAGGCTGCGTCCAACCGCATGGTCCTCTCGCCGGTCGACCTCCAGGCGTTAGCACCCTCCTTCAACCGGCTCCTGTATATAGCTCCCTGCGAGCGGATTCCGGAAGGCGCGCTCAGCCTGGAGCTCGATGTTCCCGCCATCGAAGCGCGCTACCATGCGGCACAACCCGAGGTCACCTATATCGATGGACTTTTGTCCGAGGAGGCGCTGCAGCGATTGCGCCGCTTTTGTTGGAGTTCCACGATTTGGAAGAAAGACTATGAGAACGGCTATATCGGCGCCTTTCTGGGCGACGGATTTGCCACGCCTCTCTTGCTTCAGATTGCCGAGGAACTCCGACAGCGGTTCCCGCGCATTTTTAGAGACCATCGGCTCACGCAAGCCTGGGCCTTCAAACATGACAGCGCCAGGCGCGGCTTGAACATCCATGCGGATGCCGCGGCGGTCAACGTCAATTTTTGGATCACGCCGGACGAGGCCAACCTCGATCCGTCCTCCGGAGGCTTGGTCGTCTGGGATCGGGAGGCACCGAAAGACTGGGATTTCCGAGCCTATAACAGCGACAAGAACCGCGGGAAGATCTACGAGTGGTT
It contains:
- a CDS encoding Crp/Fnr family transcriptional regulator, with amino-acid sequence MSKQPKKFSAEQPDQALPSGLNQIPLLKILSAQDRHKILGELIETRYGKGQYIFREGDPTEYFHILKEGTVKCVKSSPGGKECTLKVLMPGDLFCCDAATFDGAYHPGTARPMGDVSVLRMRKEAYFEILRQNPAAAMEVIRHLGNRLNEAQEKAKVLALDRADQRLASLLVDLAERTGVKEPNGIKLAVRLTREDMADMVGITTETAIRIMARFKKDRLVSGTAAQLIVRDLPRLKLLAST
- a CDS encoding transporter substrate-binding domain-containing protein, which codes for MGLLDRRSILRRVSNRWLTGLAVVPLLTGCGLLIDAAEQVWPVSDNEVEAICVRERVQVGLAMEPFRPFVFPAIWTDEGARVTGLDVELVGAMTDELSRRCGRSVTPVLHLVRFRDLFRLLNEGHLDWFVSAVAANVPSPQRAGVAYSLPYLYGGGTSGIARNREVLDRVRANLMQPTLRSAPAEAAFPTHALDGLTVAVQDETSAHHYAEANLRSARLVVCDSLPAAFEYADAGLEPPIDVILGAQPVLEYMVHRVRKDWMLLTRDQGAPLLLTKANYAVVLAEESYRLRWLVNDLLLKLEESGRLQDMRIRWLEEEYAFPRRASLEGLPFDVENMAAHYTQGGCRVKFGS
- a CDS encoding transketolase gives rise to the protein MTSPTSPATPELLTALADKAAQLRIDSVKATSEAGSGHPSSCCSSADIAAALFFSVMRYDPHNPKLPNSDRFVLSKGHAAPLLYAAWAEAGLFPASDLLKLRTLGSDLEGHPTPRLPFVDMATGSLGQGLPAGVGLAFNAKSIDKTDYRTYVLMGDGESVEGSVWEAAEVARHAGLDNLCAIVDVNRLGQSDPTMLQHDMEAYRARWSGFGWHAIVVDGHDIAALLSAFDEASRTKGRPTVLLAKTFKGRGISFMENHPEWHGKPIKKGEDEQKALDELAKQRKPGAVALQVAKPTSVKAAAPSAGTMAPPPYKVGESVATREAFGAALLALGEANPSVVALDADVKNSTYSDKFGKRFPDRFLENFIAEQNMLGAAAGIAACGKIPFVATFAAFFTRAYDFIRMAAISQSNVKLVGTHVGVSIGEDGPSQMGLEDLAMMSAQPGMTVLYPSDGVSMYKLVEIAAAHKGMVYLRAGRPKTPVLYNGDEPFRVGGSKVLRQSASDRLTIVAAGVTLFEALKAHDQLKAAGFATRVVDLYSIVPVDRATLLECARATDGRFLTVEDHYAHGGLGDTVLSALASEGVRVRKLAVREIPRSGKPEELIDHFGIGVRSIVEAAKEILR
- a CDS encoding IS5 family transposase, producing the protein MQQQTFAEVSFEQYRKPTRREQFLNEMNQVVPWAELVAAIEPVYPKAEGPGRPPVGVERMLRLHCLQQWFNLSDPAVEEALYDSHAMRQFVGIDLGREPVPDETTICKFRHLLEAHHLGAQLFARIGAYLAAHGLKVSRGTIVDATIINAPSSTKNRQKERDPEMHQTKKGNQWYFGMKAHIGVDSRTKLVHSVAATAANVHDSQVLPELLHGQETRVWGDAAYSGQRDMIQHHAPHAKSFVQTKAHRHRPLSETERARNRTKSKVRAKVEHVFLVIKRIFGWAKVRYRGLAKNAHWLSISCGLANLYVARRHLLAAA
- a CDS encoding DUF3365 domain-containing protein, producing the protein MKRPWGVILLAVVLGVAAQPSLGMAVERAEAEETSRLLAKLLQSGRIVIERNQALIDDPHKGDKGLTAEVFEQQLVQEFRARTGIDLTALRTASPSIVIPPLAMELLPVLVQAGKEVVREAQVVINQRGIGYKNFIPATYGSRTSARFSKASHVRLKQTALQPRNPKNEPDEYEASVLQWLSARPRAEAYVSELTEGGQTLRVVMPIYYAKDCLSCHGEPKGDLDISGYPKEGHKEGDLAGAITVTTPLTR
- a CDS encoding multicopper oxidase domain-containing protein, with protein sequence MQEQTWQHNHRRRRCKTASLLGVTLGLVAGMAFSAQAKTHDVQMTAVETDIVIDGGGEKYAAWTFNGQFPGPVVRVTEGDTINFTLTNPATNKNPHAMDFHAAEIDFLKNYRAVNAGESISFTFVAKKPGVFFYHCGAPPMIQHVARGMFGAIIVDPKDAKVWPKADREYVLVQSEYYKNPNDVQAMFDRKYDGIMFNGGIFKYHPFVTGGGKLDAKPGERVRIYFVNAGPNEFSSFHPIGEIWDNVYESGNPANNLKGVQTYVVGPGSAATFDVVVESAGAYPLVTHSLTGALRGAIAVLLAGPDAKPAPLMPMVPWELPTSKTETTPPPGH
- a CDS encoding CoB--CoM heterodisulfide reductase iron-sulfur subunit B family protein, which produces MPLKFALYPGCAAKGATPELYQSTMAIIGRLGLEVVELAASSCCGAGVIGEADPDVALALNARTFAQAERLGLDVMTICGTCQGVMSAANRRLKSEPATLERINRILAQDGIRYHGGIQVKHLLWIAVRDIGLTRLGTHVQTSFRDFRIAPFYGCYMLRPSWELGFDDPENPSSLEKVIRAVGGEPVAYAGRTKCCGFPIILEKEAIAVAMAGTNMKDARDHGADFMVTPCPLCHMSLDIYQERAGQAVRTALNLPILHLPQLLGLAMGIPAQDLGLSRHLISTDSIVRRLQTPQESHPSTAAEHAT
- a CDS encoding cupin domain-containing protein, whose product is MKVISLSDFQQFTSEKMKKNNLFQTPRFFCDIYCFEPGQEQKGHIHGEQDKVYIVLEGEGTFQVGKQRQTLTTGQGTLAPAGEEHGVKNHTAQRLKVLVFVAPNHG